The Megasphaera stantonii genome includes a window with the following:
- the atpE gene encoding F0F1 ATP synthase subunit C encodes MENALILGLSALGAAIGIGLAALGAAVGDGHAASKMLEGVARQPEMGGKLLTNFLISVGLIESMPIIAAVIAIVLVFANPFI; translated from the coding sequence ATGGAAAATGCATTGATATTAGGGTTATCGGCTCTTGGCGCAGCAATTGGTATCGGTTTGGCGGCTCTCGGCGCTGCAGTCGGCGACGGCCACGCTGCTTCTAAAATGCTGGAAGGCGTAGCACGTCAGCCTGAAATGGGCGGCAAGCTGCTGACCAACTTCCTCATTTCCGTTGGCTTGATCGAATCCATGCCTATTATCGCAGCCGTTATCGCCATCGTGCTCGTATTTGCCAATCCCTTTATTTAA
- the atpB gene encoding F0F1 ATP synthase subunit A: MELHTGHHWVVQILGMNVNMDTIIMTWIVGILVIIVSLAATRKRSLVPSGMQNAMEMVVTALLAQFKETLGPKYSQVVSILLTMFLFILFSNELGLLPTNHLLASPTNDLNTTVALALVSSAMVHVIALKNQGVKKHFKHFFQPFAPFVIINVLEEFTKPLTLAFRLFGNILAGEILLEVLYFLVPAGVPIVWLIFSLFIGLIQAFIFTILTTSYLAPSFQGGH; the protein is encoded by the coding sequence ATGGAATTACATACGGGGCATCATTGGGTCGTCCAGATCCTTGGGATGAACGTCAATATGGATACGATTATCATGACGTGGATCGTCGGTATCTTAGTCATCATCGTTTCCTTGGCAGCCACGCGAAAGCGGTCTCTCGTCCCGTCAGGGATGCAGAACGCCATGGAAATGGTTGTCACGGCGCTTCTCGCCCAGTTTAAGGAAACCCTTGGCCCCAAGTACAGTCAGGTTGTATCTATCTTACTGACCATGTTTCTGTTCATCTTGTTTTCCAACGAATTGGGGCTCTTGCCGACAAACCATCTTCTGGCGTCGCCTACGAACGATTTGAATACGACCGTAGCCTTGGCGCTGGTATCTTCCGCGATGGTTCATGTTATCGCATTGAAAAACCAGGGTGTGAAGAAGCACTTTAAGCACTTCTTCCAGCCATTTGCTCCCTTTGTCATCATCAATGTGCTGGAAGAATTTACAAAGCCGCTGACGTTGGCTTTCCGTCTTTTCGGCAACATTCTGGCCGGGGAAATCCTGTTGGAAGTGCTGTACTTCCTCGTTCCGGCAGGCGTGCCGATTGTCTGGCTGATCTTCAGCTTGTTCATCGGCTTAATTCAAGCGTTTATTTTTACTATATTGACGACATCGTACTTAGCTCCTTCCTTCCAGGGCGGGCATTAA
- a CDS encoding ATP synthase subunit I, with the protein MEEFVRYVKATLCKLIGFTCFVAAVLAVSGETQYITGWCIGNGINIAYFLMLTSRSTRAVQLPPARAVALIRGGAVLRLVMIALVLIVVAQFPSIHFGAAVAGLFTYRVTIFADMLIRHVRQR; encoded by the coding sequence GTGGAAGAATTTGTAAGGTATGTAAAAGCGACGTTGTGCAAGCTCATCGGATTTACATGTTTTGTCGCTGCCGTCCTTGCCGTAAGCGGGGAAACGCAGTACATTACGGGCTGGTGTATCGGCAACGGAATCAACATCGCCTATTTTTTGATGCTGACCAGCCGCTCTACGCGAGCCGTACAATTACCGCCGGCGCGGGCTGTCGCCTTGATACGGGGCGGCGCCGTCCTGCGTCTTGTCATGATCGCTCTGGTATTAATCGTCGTGGCGCAGTTCCCGTCTATTCATTTTGGGGCTGCTGTAGCCGGATTGTTTACCTATCGGGTGACGATTTTTGCCGACATGCTGATCCGGCATGTACGCCAGCGGTAA
- a CDS encoding AtpZ/AtpI family protein, with product MKRRRTESHDDNANQMKLWNIVAIAGSLGLTLFVCICAGVALGRFIDSHAGTAPWGMIVCSLIGAASGFLSLYKKAVRLNEDKPSHMEKDK from the coding sequence ATGAAGCGGAGGCGTACTGAATCTCATGATGACAATGCAAATCAGATGAAGCTCTGGAATATCGTTGCAATTGCCGGTTCCTTAGGGCTGACCTTGTTTGTCTGCATCTGCGCGGGCGTAGCGTTAGGACGTTTTATTGACTCACATGCCGGAACGGCGCCGTGGGGCATGATTGTGTGTTCCCTCATAGGCGCCGCGTCTGGTTTTTTGTCCTTGTATAAGAAAGCCGTGCGCTTGAATGAAGACAAGCCGTCTCATATGGAAAAAGACAAATAA